One Phaseolus vulgaris cultivar G19833 chromosome 4, P. vulgaris v2.0, whole genome shotgun sequence DNA window includes the following coding sequences:
- the LOC137838552 gene encoding uncharacterized protein — MTSNKERRQKLIALAKSRRAVGSSSGTEATSEPISASPILVAPAKGPETRGEKKTKRLVKAPTTVVSVEEESSGSPLVQRRRRGAEGAEGDASPIPPTQVSPTRPPSPAPLPSPTHLPSPPPASQPLTLPSPTARRGAARSEGTSHPSSSPRPQASAATTEGGGESSHRASGSSTEGLTRVIQLTRQLLQNRELVKWSGSEVDLHLARQLVLSLEFSTQHRRIEKLEGKMSELINQKESLQSDYEALQSTNEMLRDMVEEAKRGRALQVQETIKTEMLMGDAVAALDAELVDTTGRVIQLEAENAFLRQQIANLAEALAANERRANDQGSKLKEAESTIATLVTEKVVLETDKAELEAEKTKLWEEAVDTFAEGFDLALEQVKCVFPEADCSQFAINFEVVDGKIVRP; from the coding sequence ATGACTTCCAACAAAGAACGACGACAGAAGCTAATCGCGCTAGCCAAGAGCCGACGAGCTGTCGGGTCGTCCTCGGGGACTGAGGCCACCTCCGAGCCTATCTCTGCCTCCCCCATCTTGGTCGCGCCAGCTAAAGGCCCCGAGACTAGGGGTGAGAAGAAAACGAAACGGTTGGTGAAGGCTCCCACCACCGTCGTATCCGTCGAGGAGGAGAGCTCGGGGTCTCCTCTAGTTCAACGAAGAAGAAGGGGGGCAGAGGGCGCTGAGGGAGATGCCTCCCCAATCCCCCCAACACAGGTTTCTCCTACACGCCCTCCTTCTCCAGCCCCTCTTCCTTCTCCAACACACCTTCCTTCCCCGCCCCCAGCCAGCCAACCCCTCACCTTGCCATCTCCAACTGCTAGGAGAGGGGCTGCTCGTTCGGAGGGGACCTCTCACCCCTCAAGCTCACCACGTCCTCAGGCCTCCGCCGCCACGaccgagggtggtggtgagagttCCCATCGTGCCTCGGGTTCTAGTACTGAAGGGCTCACCCGGGTTATCCAGCTGACCCGGCAACTGCTTCAAAACCGCGAGTTGGTCAAGTGGAGCGGGAGCGAGGTGGACCTTCATCTGGCCCGCCAACTGGTGCTCTCTCTGGaattctccacccagcatcgccgCATCGAGAAGCTGGAGGGAAAGATGAGCGAGCTGATCAACCAGAAAGAGTCGCTTCAAAGCGACTACGAGGCCCTGCAAAGCACCAACGAGATGCTGAGGGATATGGTGGAGGAAGCCAAGAGAGGGCGCGCCCTGCAAGTCCAAGAaaccatcaagacggagatgTTGATGGGGGACGCCGTCGCCGCTCTTGACGCTGAGCTGGTCGACACCACAGGTAGGGTCATCCAGCTTGAAGCCGAGAATGCCTTCTTGCGCCAACAGATCGCAAATCTGGCGGAGGCTCTCGCAGCGAACGAGAGGCGTGCCAATGATCAAGGGTCCAAGCTTAAGGAAGCCGAGTCCACCATCGCCACCCTTGTCACTGAGAAGGTCGTGCTCGAGACCGACAAGGCTGAGCTCGAGGCTGAGAAGACCAAGCTCTGGGAAGAGGCTGTTGACACCTTTGCTGAGGGATTTGACTTGGCCCTTGAGCAAGTTAAGTGTGTCTTCCCAGAGGCTGACTGCTCTCAATTCGCCATCAACTTCGAAGTGGTGGACGGCAAGATCGTTCGCCCTTGA